The Candidatus Thermoplasmatota archaeon genome includes a window with the following:
- a CDS encoding TCP-1/cpn60 chaperonin family protein: MIGQTPIFILKEGTKREKGKGAQFNNITAARAIADSVRSTLGPRGMDKMLVDSMGDVVITNDGVTILKEIDVEHPAAKMLVEVAKTQDEECGDGTTTAVILAGELLKKAEAMIEQNVHPTVISGGYRAAATKARELLENLAIKVSPDDKDTLMDIARTSMISKSVSASRDLLADVAVRAVSAVAEKKDGKWYVDDDNIQVVKKQGGSMDDTQMIAGIIVDKEAVHSGMPKKVEKAKVALVDSALEVKKTEIDAKIEITDPSQLHAFLDEEENMLKKMVAIVKKSGATVLFAQKGIDDLAQHYLAKEGIYAVRRVKKSDMEKLSKATGANLVTKLDDLKASDLGEAALVEEKKIADDRMTFVTGCKNPKAVSILIRGGTEHVVDEIDRSLNDAISVVSVAYEDGKLVTGGGSTAVELALKLRDYAASVGGREQIAIDAFASAMEVVPIALSENAGLDPIDVMISLRQAHKGGKKYAGINVFTGKVMDMKKEKVLEPIRIARQAISSATDAAVMILRIDDVIASKGGAGGKGPKGPDMGDEGGMD; this comes from the coding sequence GTGATAGGCCAAACACCGATTTTTATACTGAAGGAAGGAACCAAGAGAGAGAAAGGAAAGGGCGCGCAGTTCAACAACATCACTGCGGCCAGAGCAATCGCTGATTCGGTCCGCAGCACGCTGGGCCCGAGGGGCATGGACAAGATGCTAGTGGACAGCATGGGCGATGTCGTCATCACGAACGACGGGGTCACGATTCTGAAGGAGATCGACGTCGAGCACCCGGCTGCGAAGATGCTAGTCGAGGTAGCAAAGACACAGGACGAGGAATGCGGAGACGGCACTACAACCGCGGTCATCCTTGCAGGTGAGCTTCTAAAGAAGGCCGAGGCAATGATCGAGCAGAACGTCCACCCGACCGTCATCTCAGGCGGTTACAGAGCGGCCGCGACAAAGGCCAGGGAACTGCTGGAGAACCTCGCGATCAAGGTCTCCCCAGATGATAAGGACACCTTGATGGACATCGCGCGCACATCGATGATATCGAAGAGCGTCTCAGCATCCAGAGACCTGCTCGCTGATGTGGCCGTGAGGGCAGTCAGCGCCGTTGCTGAGAAGAAGGACGGCAAATGGTACGTCGATGATGACAACATACAGGTCGTGAAGAAGCAGGGTGGCTCCATGGACGACACGCAGATGATCGCAGGGATCATTGTCGACAAGGAGGCCGTTCACTCAGGAATGCCGAAGAAGGTCGAGAAGGCCAAGGTCGCGCTCGTGGACTCCGCACTCGAGGTAAAGAAGACCGAGATCGACGCGAAGATAGAGATAACAGACCCGAGCCAGCTGCATGCGTTCCTCGACGAAGAGGAGAACATGCTCAAGAAGATGGTTGCGATCGTCAAGAAGTCCGGAGCAACTGTGCTTTTCGCCCAGAAGGGCATCGACGACCTCGCGCAGCACTATCTTGCGAAGGAAGGCATCTACGCTGTCCGCAGGGTGAAGAAGAGCGACATGGAGAAGCTCTCGAAGGCCACTGGTGCGAACCTGGTCACGAAGCTCGACGACCTGAAGGCGAGTGACCTGGGCGAAGCAGCACTCGTCGAGGAGAAGAAGATCGCAGATGACCGCATGACTTTCGTAACTGGCTGCAAGAACCCGAAGGCAGTTTCCATCCTGATCAGAGGCGGCACTGAGCACGTGGTCGACGAGATCGACAGGTCGCTCAACGACGCTATCAGCGTTGTCTCCGTCGCTTACGAGGACGGAAAGCTGGTCACAGGCGGAGGGTCGACCGCAGTCGAACTCGCGCTCAAGCTGAGGGACTACGCAGCGTCCGTCGGCGGCAGGGAGCAGATCGCCATCGATGCGTTCGCAAGCGCGATGGAGGTCGTTCCGATAGCGCTCTCCGAGAACGCTGGCCTGGATCCGATCGATGTCATGATTTCGTTGAGGCAGGCGCACAAGGGCGGCAAGAAGTACGCTGGCATCAATGTCTTCACGGGCAAGGTCATGGACATGAAGAAGGAGAAAGTCCTGGAGCCCATCAGGATCGCAAGGCAGGCGATAAGCTCAGCCACCGATGCAGCGGTCATGATCCTGAGGATCGACGATGTCATCGCCTCGAAGGGCGGTGCTGGCGGCAAGGGACCCAAGGGACCAGACATGGGCGACGAGGGCGGAATGGACTGA
- a CDS encoding TIGR00270 family protein, producing the protein MVCELCGKDATFCRKVTIEGVQLEVCTECAKFGIEAKKAPEKESAPKPVIAQRLEVREKRSRPRDVLEGMGKEELAEDFPARIRNARSGKGMSQKDLAMKINERLTVLSKIETGQMRPDDKIIVKLERELGVKLREKVVDTQVAKGMSTSALTLADLIRMQQK; encoded by the coding sequence ATGGTTTGCGAGCTCTGCGGGAAGGACGCCACCTTCTGCAGGAAGGTGACAATAGAGGGGGTTCAACTTGAAGTTTGCACCGAATGCGCAAAGTTTGGCATTGAGGCTAAGAAGGCGCCCGAGAAGGAGTCCGCACCCAAACCTGTGATAGCTCAGCGACTTGAGGTCCGCGAGAAACGTTCCCGCCCGAGAGACGTCCTGGAGGGGATGGGCAAGGAGGAACTGGCTGAGGATTTCCCGGCGCGCATTCGCAACGCGCGCTCAGGCAAGGGCATGTCGCAGAAGGACCTCGCAATGAAGATAAACGAGCGCCTGACCGTGCTGAGCAAGATCGAGACTGGCCAGATGAGACCAGACGACAAGATAATCGTGAAGCTCGAGAGGGAGCTGGGCGTCAAGCTCAGGGAGAAGGTAGTGGATACGCAGGTGGCCAAGGGCATGAGCACATCCGCGCTGACGCTGGCTGACCTGATCAGGATGCAGCAGAAGTGA
- a CDS encoding DUF2240 family protein yields MSELQRSIVLLFRRKGKEFLTEREFVFSASMDLRWFSPKDAQKLLDAGLTGGYLRKKNGNVFPTFDMDGIDVPLDYKPTKEMLEQTPKAQVDFFSEIVDKIVRTKAVPKREVVSRVNKKQELLGIDVEPAALLVASDYGLLVDNSFIERAESEILHRDFSI; encoded by the coding sequence ATGAGTGAGCTGCAGAGGAGCATCGTATTGCTGTTCAGGAGGAAGGGGAAGGAGTTCCTCACTGAGAGGGAGTTCGTCTTCTCGGCCTCCATGGATCTCAGGTGGTTCTCGCCGAAGGATGCGCAGAAACTCCTGGACGCTGGTTTGACGGGTGGCTATCTGAGGAAGAAGAATGGGAACGTCTTCCCGACATTTGACATGGACGGCATCGATGTGCCCTTAGACTACAAACCCACCAAGGAGATGCTTGAGCAGACACCGAAAGCGCAGGTGGATTTCTTCTCGGAGATCGTGGACAAGATCGTCAGAACGAAGGCTGTTCCGAAGCGAGAGGTCGTCTCCAGAGTGAACAAGAAGCAGGAGCTTCTTGGAATCGATGTCGAGCCAGCTGCATTGTTGGTCGCGTCGGACTACGGCCTGCTTGTCGACAATTCGTTCATCGAGCGGGCGGAATCGGAGATCCTTCACAGGGACTTCTCAATCTGA